A genomic region of Hugenholtzia roseola DSM 9546 contains the following coding sequences:
- a CDS encoding SIR2 family protein, with protein MCQGIHWGTIIRPLQQGKCVFVLGDDLEIEAGKNLKDFLFEDLSQKNEEGFLHLQKPKEKTQICWRIDEKLTKITPPSYYEKLVQIPFHTLISLHFDNLLERVFLEKGFAYESHFYYKKKAAPDLPLPTAERPLLYNLFGKLGEDESVVLSKDDVFDFLFSILGDFRLPKTLSQQLQEATNVIFLGCRYNSWQTELIMKLLDFQSGYALFKNEAISESKRIFYTEKLQLEFLECPPQEFIAALYEQCKERDLLRTVQKENATLIRLSEKERQDLETNLEGLLEKLSFFREEKTLATDVEQKFALNKRIKQLEAEVEEIRGKLEAH; from the coding sequence ATGTGTCAGGGTATTCATTGGGGAACGATTATTCGCCCCCTACAACAAGGAAAATGCGTCTTTGTATTAGGAGATGACTTGGAAATAGAGGCAGGCAAAAATCTCAAAGACTTTCTTTTCGAAGACCTTTCCCAAAAAAATGAGGAAGGATTCTTACATCTACAAAAGCCAAAAGAAAAAACACAAATCTGCTGGCGAATAGACGAAAAGCTAACAAAAATTACACCGCCTTCCTACTATGAAAAGTTGGTGCAAATTCCTTTTCATACCCTTATTTCACTTCACTTTGACAACCTCTTGGAGCGCGTCTTTTTAGAAAAGGGCTTTGCCTATGAATCTCATTTTTACTACAAAAAGAAAGCCGCCCCCGATTTGCCCCTGCCTACTGCCGAGCGTCCGCTGCTCTACAATCTTTTCGGAAAGTTGGGCGAAGATGAATCGGTGGTACTTTCCAAAGATGACGTTTTCGACTTTCTCTTTTCTATCTTAGGCGATTTTAGGCTTCCCAAAACGCTTAGTCAGCAACTTCAAGAGGCTACCAACGTCATCTTTTTGGGCTGTCGCTACAATTCTTGGCAGACAGAACTTATCATGAAACTCCTTGATTTTCAGAGCGGTTACGCGCTTTTTAAAAATGAAGCCATCAGCGAAAGCAAGCGCATCTTTTATACCGAAAAGCTACAACTCGAATTTTTGGAGTGTCCCCCACAGGAATTTATTGCAGCCCTTTATGAGCAATGCAAGGAGCGCGATTTGCTGCGTACAGTTCAAAAAGAGAACGCTACCCTTATCCGTCTTTCCGAAAAAGAACGCCAAGATTTGGAAACCAATTTGGAAGGGCTGCTCGAAAAACTTAGCTTTTTTAGAGAAGAAAAGACCCTTGCCACAGATGTAGAGCAAAAATTTGCCCTCAATAAGCGCATCAAACAGCTCGAAGCCGAAGTAGAGGAAATTCGAGGCAAACTCGAAGCCCATTAG
- the bshA gene encoding N-acetyl-alpha-D-glucosaminyl L-malate synthase BshA, which translates to MQNSSRLKIGVVCYPTFGGSGVVATELGKALAETGRYCVHFITYDQPSRLDLLSNSVFYHKVDIQTYPLFRYPPYELALASKMVNVVKYEKLDLLHVHYAIPHASAAFMAKQILASEGRHIPVVTTLHGTDITLVGKDPSYAPVVAFSIEQSDIVTAVSASLRDETYDTFGVKKEIHVVPNFIDLERFKKQKKEHFKRAICPNGEKLLVHTSNFRKVKRVDDVVAVFERVREKIPAKLLLVGDGPERRRLEQYCQEKGLFEDVRFLGEIEAIEEVLSVADVFVMPSAKESFGLAALEAMACEVPVIASNTGGLPELIEQGISGFMSQVEDVEDMAKNALFILDDANLPTFKTQALRRAKEFEVAHILPQYEDLYHLALKK; encoded by the coding sequence ATGCAAAACTCATCTCGCCTCAAAATTGGAGTCGTGTGTTACCCTACTTTTGGGGGCAGCGGCGTAGTCGCCACCGAATTAGGCAAAGCCTTAGCCGAAACAGGGCGGTACTGCGTCCATTTTATCACCTACGACCAGCCCTCGCGCTTAGATTTACTTAGCAATTCTGTTTTTTACCATAAAGTCGATATCCAGACCTATCCGCTTTTTCGCTACCCGCCCTACGAATTAGCCTTAGCCAGCAAGATGGTCAATGTAGTAAAATATGAAAAATTAGACCTTTTGCACGTGCATTACGCCATTCCACACGCCTCCGCTGCTTTTATGGCAAAGCAAATTTTAGCCTCCGAAGGCAGGCATATTCCTGTGGTAACGACCCTGCATGGCACAGATATTACCCTGGTAGGCAAAGACCCCAGCTATGCACCTGTTGTGGCTTTTAGTATCGAACAATCCGACATCGTTACGGCAGTTTCGGCAAGTTTGCGCGACGAAACTTACGACACTTTTGGGGTGAAAAAGGAAATTCACGTCGTCCCTAACTTCATTGATTTAGAGCGTTTTAAGAAGCAAAAGAAGGAACATTTCAAACGCGCCATCTGTCCCAACGGCGAAAAATTATTGGTGCATACTTCTAATTTTAGAAAGGTAAAGCGTGTAGATGATGTAGTAGCCGTTTTCGAGCGCGTGCGTGAAAAAATCCCTGCCAAATTGCTTTTAGTGGGTGATGGTCCCGAACGCCGCCGTTTGGAACAATATTGTCAGGAAAAGGGACTTTTTGAAGATGTAAGGTTTTTGGGCGAAATTGAAGCCATAGAGGAGGTCTTATCTGTGGCAGATGTCTTTGTGATGCCCTCTGCCAAAGAGAGTTTTGGATTGGCAGCCTTAGAAGCGATGGCTTGCGAAGTTCCCGTAATTGCCTCTAATACAGGCGGTTTGCCCGAATTGATAGAACAAGGCATCAGTGGCTTTATGAGCCAAGTGGAAGATGTGGAGGATATGGCGAAAAACGCGCTCTTTATCCTCGATGATGCCAATTTACCTACCTTCAAAACACAGGCACTGCGCCGCGCCAAAGAGTTTGAAGTGGCACATATTTTGCCGCAATACGAGGATTTATACCATTTAGCTTTGAAAAAATAA
- the ytxJ gene encoding bacillithiol system redox-active protein YtxJ gives MLPSASFEPRQATWQPLTSLADLEQAKNLSQQHPIVIFKHSTECPVSASALRRLEQGWLQDEENSKITIFYLDLLRYRNLSNLIADDFEVKHESPQILVITEGRAAAHLSHHQISYPALQEAIQNLSA, from the coding sequence ATGCTCCCTTCCGCTTCCTTCGAGCCACGCCAAGCCACGTGGCAACCCCTGACCTCACTTGCCGATTTAGAGCAAGCCAAAAACCTTTCCCAACAACACCCTATCGTCATTTTCAAGCACAGCACCGAATGTCCTGTTAGTGCTTCTGCCCTGCGCCGCCTCGAACAGGGTTGGCTACAAGATGAGGAAAATTCTAAAATCACTATCTTTTACCTCGATTTGCTTCGCTACCGCAATCTTTCTAACTTGATTGCTGACGATTTTGAAGTCAAACACGAATCGCCGCAAATTTTGGTCATTACAGAAGGCAGAGCCGCTGCGCACCTTTCACACCACCAGATTTCATACCCTGCCTTGCAGGAGGCTATCCAAAACCTAAGCGCGTAA